The sequence below is a genomic window from Barrientosiimonas humi.
CGGACGTGGTGTTGAAGAAGCTCATCACCAGGCCGAAGACCGCCGGTCCGATGAGGAACAGCAGGTAGAAGGCGAGGAACGGGGCCGCCATCAGCCAACCCGCCCGGTTCTCGTCGGACCGGCCTCCGGTCGGCAGCGTGGCCACGGTCCTGGCCGGGGCGGCGTCGTCGATGATCGTGGTGGTCGCCATCTCGTCCCTCACTCCACCGGCGGCTTCGCCGCGGCCAGCTTGTCGAGCTGCTTGCGCATCTCCCGTACGGCCTGGGCCGGCTTCGCCGAGCCCGTCTGGCTGGTGGCGATGGCGGCACCCAGCAGGTTCTGCAGCTGACTGCCGGCGCCGGAGTACCACGCCGGAGGGTCGTACTGCGCGGTGCGCGCAGCCTCGGTGTAGTTGGCCTGCGGGCGCATCGCGCGGAACTCTGCGGAGTTCTGCACCGGCAGCCAGGCCGGGATGTGGCCGCCCTTCGCCCAGATCACGCTCGACCCGATGAGCGAGCGCACGAAGTCCAGCGCCGTGCCGCGTCGCTGGTCGTCCATCTCGGCGTTGCGCGGGAGCACCAGCGCATGGCTGTCGGCGTACGCCACCGGCTTGGGGCCGAACACGTGCGGCACGGGGACCACGTCGAACTTCAGGCTCGAGCCGGCGTACGTCGGGATCTGCCACTCCCCGTCGAGCAGGAAGCCGACCTTGCCGGTCGAGAAGAGCGAGGTGACGCCCGGTCCGTCGATGCTCTTGGGCATGAGGCCGGACGTGGTCAGCCCTTGCATGAAGCCCAGCGCCTGCGCCGCGAGGTCGTCGTCCAGCGTGACCCGGGTGCCGTTGTCGGCCACCACCGATCCGCCGAGCTGGTAGTAGAGCGTCGCGAACCAGCGCCAGTTGGTGGACGGGTCCTTGGTGATGTTCACGACCCCGCCGTAGCCACCGGTGACCCGCGCGGCGGCGGCGATCGCGCCGCGGAACTGCTCCGGCCCGCGGATCGGACGGAGCTTCCCGTCGCTGCCGAGCAGGCCCGCCCTGCGACACACGTCGACGTTGTAGAACAGGACGAAGGGGTGGGTGTCCAGCGGGACCGCGTGCAGGCGGTTGTCGTACCGCGACTTCTGCACCGCCGTCGGCACGAATCGCCCGGGATCCAGGTCGTGCTCGCCCAGCAGGGACTCATCGAGCGGCTGGAGCAGGTCGGCCTGGGCGAGGGTCTGCAGACGCGACAGGTGCACCGCTGCGACGTCGGGCGGGGCGCCGCCGGAGGTCGCCAGGGTGAGCTTCGTGTAGTACGGCGTGCCCCAGGCGAGGACGGTCGCGTCGAGTCGGACGTCGGGATGGGTGCGGAGGTACTCCTCCTGCATCGTCACCATGTTGGCTCCGTCGCCGCCGGTGAACATGTTCCAGTACGACAGCTGGCCCTCTGGGGGAGCCACCCCGAACAGGCCGCGCGCGGCAGGCGACCCGCAGCCGCTCAGCGCAGTGGCCGCCGCCAACGAGCCGAGCACGGCGGCGCGCCGGGACAGCCGGCTGCTCACGGGGCCGTTCCAGGTTGCAGAACCGATGACATCGGCAGCACCTCCTTGTGCGTTCCGACGAGTTTGCATCGCTGCATGCAACGTTGCAAGGATTTTGCTACTTTTCCCTCGTGGCGGTGACTCTCAAAGAGGTGGCGACCCGCGCGGGGGTGTCTCCGCGCACGGTCTCCAACGTCATCAACGACTTCCCCTATGTCTCGCAGACGACCCGTGAGGCCGTGCTGCGTGCGGTCGCAGAGCTGGGCTATCGCCCGAATCTCGTTGCGCGGCAGCTGAAGTCGGGACGGACGGGCGTCGTCGGGCTTCTGCTCCCGTCGGTGCGCGAGCAGTACTTCGCCGCACTCGCCGACGCGGTCGGGCGAGCCGGGCAGCAGCGGGGCTGGTCGGTCGCGATCGAGCAGACCGACGGCGCCCCCACCGCGGAGATGGCCGGCAAGGCCACCCTCGACCACTTGTGGGACGGCGCGATCGTGAGTGCCGTCAGTGTCGCCGAGCGTGACCTGGCGCAGGGGACGACGCCCTTGGTCGTCCTCGGGGAGCACGGCGCGGAGTTCGACCTGGCGTGGGTCGGTGCTGACAACAAGGCGGCCGCCCGAGAGGCCACCAGCCACCTGATCGACGCAGGGCGCACCCGCATCGCGGTGATCGGGCACCAGCGCGGTCCGGGAGGGGAGACCGGCGCCCTGCGCACCGCGGGCTTCCGCGCGCGCATGCGCAGCGCCAAGCTCAAGGTCTCGCCCGCGTGGGTCGTGCAGCCCGACGGCTACGGGCTCGAGCAGGGCTATCGGGCCATGGGCGGGCTCCTCGACCTGCCGCGGCGGGACCGGCCGGACGCGGTCCTGTGCTACAACGACGAGCTCGCGCTGGGTGCCCTGCGCGCCCTGCACGACTGCGGGGTCGACGTGCCCGGGGAGATCGCCCTCATGGGATGGGACGACCTCCCGAGCTCGGGATTCACGACGCCGCGGCTGACGTCGGTGAGCGTGCCCGTCGCCGAGGTGGCCGAGGCCGCGGTGGACCAGCTGGCCCAGCAGATCGCCGCCGGCCGGCGCTCCCGCGAGCACATCGTCGTCCCGCACCAGATCGTCGCGCGCGAGAGCACCCGAGCCTGACCGCGCGCTCCCCTGACCGAGCCACCCTCGACGAGAGGCGACACCATGAACCGACCCACGCCCGACGTACCGCGCCCGGAGTATCCCCGCCCGTCGTGGGTACGCGATCGCTGGCTCTCCCTCAACGGCACCTGGGACTTCGAGATCGACCAGGGCGACAGCGGGTTGGAGCGTGGCCTGCTCGAGGGTGACCTCGGTGCGCGGATCACCGTGCCGTTCGCGCCGGAGTCGAACCTGTCGGGTGTCGGGGAGACCGACTACCTCAACGCGGTCTGGTATCGGCGGACGCTCGACGTGCCGGCCGACTGGGCGGGCAGCACCCTGCTGCTGCACGTGGGGGCGGCCGACTACGACACGACCGTCTGGGTCGACGGCGTCGAGAAGGGGCGCCACCGTGGAGGATTCACGTCGTTCACCGTCGACCTCGGTCCCGTCGACGAGCTGAGCGACGCGCCGGTGCTCACCATCCGGTGCCGCGACGACGGCCGCGCCGGGCAGGCCCGCGGCAAGCAGACGCGCGAGGTGCACGGCCGCGACGCGGTCTACGGCCGCACCACCGGCATCTGGCAGTCGGTCTGGCTGGAGCCGGTGCCCACGGCCCACCTCAAGCGCGCGCGGATCACCCCCGACGTCGGGGCGGGCGCGTTCCACCTTGAGCTGCCGGTCGCCGGTCCCCGTCGCGGCCTCCGCGTCGAGGTGCAGCTCAACGACGACGACGGTGAGGTCGCGACGACGACCGTCAGCGCGGAGTCCGACTTCACGCCGCTGAAAACCGTTGCGATCCCTGACGATCGGCGACGCCTGTGGTCGATCGACGACCCGCACCTGTACGACCTGCGCCTGCGCCTGCTCGCACCGGACGGCTCCGTCGTCGACGAGGTGCGGACGTACGCAGGGTTGCGGTCGGTCACGATCGACGGGCTCGCGATCCGCATCAACGGCAAGGTCGTCTTCCAGCGGCTCGTGCTCGACCAGGGCTACTACCCCGACGGCCTGATGACGGCCCCCAGCGACGAGGCGCTGGTCGAGGACATCCGGTTGTCGATGGCCGCCGGCTTCAACGGTGCCCGGCTGCACCAGAAGGTCTTCGAGGAGCGCTTCCTCTTCCACGCCGACCGGATGGGCTACCTGGTGTGGGGCGAGTTCGGCGACTGGGGCTGTCGCGAGCCGGGCGGCCCCGGCCTCGACAACCAGCGGCCCGACGCGTCGTACATCACCCAGTGGCTCGAGGCCGTCGAGCGCGACCGCAACCACCCGAGCATCGTCGGCTGGTGCCCGCTCAACGAGACCTTCCAGAAGCGGCACGACCGGATCACCGTGCTCGACGACGTCACCCGCGGGATGTTCCTCGCCACCAAGGCCGCTGACCCCACCCGCCCGGTCATCGACGCGTCCGGCTATGCCCACCGCGTCGACGAGACCGACGTCTGGGACTCGCACAACTACGAGCAGGACCCGGCGAGCTTCCGCGCGGCCATGGCGCCGCTCGCGGAGGGCAAGCCGTACGCGAACCAGGGAGACGAATGGTCCCTCCCCTATCGCGGACAGCCTTATTTCTGTAGCGAGTTCGGCGGCATCTGGTGGAATCCCGCCGCCGAGCAGGGTGCCGACTCCTGGGGGTACGGCCAGGCCGTGGCGTCCGAGGAGGAGGTCTACGAGCGCTTCCAGGGCCTCGTCGACGTCCTGCTCGACGACCCGCACATGTTCGGCTACTGCTACACCCAGCTCACCGACGTCTTCCAGGAGCAGAACGGCGTCTACTTCTTCGACCGCAGCAGCAAGCTCGACGTCGACCGCCTCCGGGCGATCCAGTCGCGCAGTGCCGCGATCGAGGCGACCGAGGGCCGAACCGACTGACGCCCGAACGGGTTTGGGCGATATTTCCCCCACGCGCGCGTGGCAGGCCCTACGCTCCGCTCAACGTCACCGCGCGCGGACTCCTGGGGGCCGCGCCTCTCCCTGCAAGGACTCTCATGAGCAACCTCTCGCTGCCCAAGCGCGCCGCCCGCACCGGCGCCGCCCTCGGCATCCTCGGCGTGACCATGGCGCCGCTCGCCTTCGCCGGATCCGCTAGTGCCGCAGAGCTTTCCGGCCTGAAGTACGCCTGCTCCTACCTGGCCGAGGACGGCGAGTCCTACTCCTTCGACGACCCGTGGACGCTCAACATCAGCGCCGACCTGCCGGAGAGCGTGCGCAAGGGCGAGGCCGTCGACGCGCCGCAGTTCAAGGCCCGCATCACGATGGGCAACGACGCCGTGCAGGCGC
It includes:
- a CDS encoding extracellular solute-binding protein, with the protein product MSSRLSRRAAVLGSLAAATALSGCGSPAARGLFGVAPPEGQLSYWNMFTGGDGANMVTMQEEYLRTHPDVRLDATVLAWGTPYYTKLTLATSGGAPPDVAAVHLSRLQTLAQADLLQPLDESLLGEHDLDPGRFVPTAVQKSRYDNRLHAVPLDTHPFVLFYNVDVCRRAGLLGSDGKLRPIRGPEQFRGAIAAAARVTGGYGGVVNITKDPSTNWRWFATLYYQLGGSVVADNGTRVTLDDDLAAQALGFMQGLTTSGLMPKSIDGPGVTSLFSTGKVGFLLDGEWQIPTYAGSSLKFDVVPVPHVFGPKPVAYADSHALVLPRNAEMDDQRRGTALDFVRSLIGSSVIWAKGGHIPAWLPVQNSAEFRAMRPQANYTEAARTAQYDPPAWYSGAGSQLQNLLGAAIATSQTGSAKPAQAVREMRKQLDKLAAAKPPVE
- a CDS encoding glycoside hydrolase family 2 protein, with product MNRPTPDVPRPEYPRPSWVRDRWLSLNGTWDFEIDQGDSGLERGLLEGDLGARITVPFAPESNLSGVGETDYLNAVWYRRTLDVPADWAGSTLLLHVGAADYDTTVWVDGVEKGRHRGGFTSFTVDLGPVDELSDAPVLTIRCRDDGRAGQARGKQTREVHGRDAVYGRTTGIWQSVWLEPVPTAHLKRARITPDVGAGAFHLELPVAGPRRGLRVEVQLNDDDGEVATTTVSAESDFTPLKTVAIPDDRRRLWSIDDPHLYDLRLRLLAPDGSVVDEVRTYAGLRSVTIDGLAIRINGKVVFQRLVLDQGYYPDGLMTAPSDEALVEDIRLSMAAGFNGARLHQKVFEERFLFHADRMGYLVWGEFGDWGCREPGGPGLDNQRPDASYITQWLEAVERDRNHPSIVGWCPLNETFQKRHDRITVLDDVTRGMFLATKAADPTRPVIDASGYAHRVDETDVWDSHNYEQDPASFRAAMAPLAEGKPYANQGDEWSLPYRGQPYFCSEFGGIWWNPAAEQGADSWGYGQAVASEEEVYERFQGLVDVLLDDPHMFGYCYTQLTDVFQEQNGVYFFDRSSKLDVDRLRAIQSRSAAIEATEGRTD
- a CDS encoding LacI family DNA-binding transcriptional regulator: MTLKEVATRAGVSPRTVSNVINDFPYVSQTTREAVLRAVAELGYRPNLVARQLKSGRTGVVGLLLPSVREQYFAALADAVGRAGQQRGWSVAIEQTDGAPTAEMAGKATLDHLWDGAIVSAVSVAERDLAQGTTPLVVLGEHGAEFDLAWVGADNKAAAREATSHLIDAGRTRIAVIGHQRGPGGETGALRTAGFRARMRSAKLKVSPAWVVQPDGYGLEQGYRAMGGLLDLPRRDRPDAVLCYNDELALGALRALHDCGVDVPGEIALMGWDDLPSSGFTTPRLTSVSVPVAEVAEAAVDQLAQQIAAGRRSREHIVVPHQIVARESTRA